The Pyrus communis chromosome 5, drPyrComm1.1, whole genome shotgun sequence region CGTATCTTTTCTCTTGCCAGTTCTCGTGCCTTATTATCTTTTTATGCACTAAGAGAATCTCATTGTGTATGTAGGAACCATTTGAATGTTACTATATGTCAGATATCGAAGCTGGTCTTGGTTTGAAGAGGAACCACTTGATTGCTCTCTCTCTTTTGGCTGGAAATGACCACGATTTAAATGGGGTTCAAGGCATTGGGCTTGATACAGCTCTTCGTTTTGCCCAAACATTTAGTGAAGATGAGATATTAAATAGGTATGATACTAATTGGATTTATACATGGTTTCTTTTTTGCTTAAActgttttatgaaaaaaaaaattaaagatcaCATGTCATGCAGGTTATGTGAAATAGGCAATGGTGATGCTTCTCTCTTTCAAGGTGGTATGAAATCTGTGGATGATAGTGTACCCAGTTTGGATGAGAGCCCATCAAAGACAAAATTTTCTCATTGTTCTTTTTGTGGGCATCCTGGCAGCAAAAGAGCTCATTTCAAGTCCTCCTGTGAATTTTGTAGCAATGCAGTTGGTGAGGGTTGCATAAAAAAGTCAGAGGGGTTCAAATGCAGTTGCTCTTCCTGTGATATGGTACATTGATTTTCCCCTCTGATACTTAGGTATCACCATGAGTATATTATTCTTTCTGGTATGTTATATCATATATCAACATAGTGGGCCCCATCATAAGTTCAATACAGATAGTGTCTGTTACGATACTTAGCAATGTTTTCTGCATCTGTCCTGAAGTATAAGCATTTTATGGTAATGGTAGGATCGTAAAGAAAAGAAGCTGAAGAAGAATGAGAATTGGCGATTGAAAGTTCTTAGCAAGATTGCACTGGAGCCAAATTTCCCCAATGATGAGATTATTGAAATGTACTTGTGCAACAACCATGGTTGCTTCAATGGTATTTTTGGACATTCTTCCCATACTTGCTACAAATGTAGAACAATTTCTTTTACAAGCATGGATCCAGTAGGGCTCAAGAAAACATTTGTTTTTCAGAAAGGAGTTTCTCTCTTGCATATGTTGTTTTGTGAATGTATCTTGCCAATTTCAGTGTGCAAtcatgatttaaaatttttgcaCAGAAAATGACGGTCCTATCATATCGTGGGAAAGTCCAAAGACTGAGATGCTGATTGAGTTCTTGACTTATCATCAGCGGTGGGAACCATCTTATATTCGCCAGAGGATGCTGCCCATGTTGTCAACCATTGTTTTGAGGGAAATGGCTAAAAATCCTGTGAAAAAATTGTTATATGGGCAGTATGAGTTCAATTCCATAAATCGCTTGAAAATAAGATATGGGCACCAGTATTATGTGGTCAAGTGGAAAAAAACTGCACCTACATCGTGTTGTGTCAGTTACCCAATCCCTCCGGAGGAGTCGGATATACAGCAAGATGATGTTATGGTGGTTGATGAATCCTTTAGTTCATTGGATGAGTCTGATGTTCCTACAATAGATATGAGTGGCGGGTGCTGCTTTTTGTTGACCGATGAAAATATGGAGCTTGTCCATGCTGCTTTCCCGGAGGAAGTTGACAGATTTTTGCTGGAGAAGGTGTAATCTCTCTcccttttattgtttttttttcttatgtatGGTTTTGTTTCCATCTCTCACCAAGAATCTTTTTTTGGGCACTAAATTATGATTGTGCCCTGCTATGAATTAGCAAAATCTTACAGACCTGAAACTTGCAGGAactgaaagaaatgaaaagaagaaaagcaacCGGTGGAAACCCAGAAACAGCAGGATCAAAAGGCGTTCAGCTAAATATCACAGAATTCTTCCGGTCTGCTAAAAAACAATATGAGACAGAACAGGGAGAAGACCTAACGCAGAATACTGATAGTCAGATAGCTGAAACCGGCAAAGAAAAGAGAAGTCCATCGAGTTCAAATATTCCCAAGTCTGTGAGACGCCGTCTCTTGTTTGACTAAGGCATTTTCAGATTTGAGGCCCTTTGCTGCAGCTATTTAGGAATATTAATTTAAGATGTCTAGTTAAGTGAGTCCTTCGATCCCGCATGAGTTCAGCATgtgtattttcctttttgtaaagatttagggtttaggttaaCGTAGGGTTTAAGGTTTTTGCATCTTCATTAAGTGAGCAAGGCAAGATTTCTGGTGTGTTTATTTGGAATTTTGTAAAGCTACCTCACTTTGTTTTGCTATAGTGCTATCTCAAGTCCGATGGTTTATTATCCTACATTGATGTAAATTCCGAGTTCCAATTGACATCTAGTGAAATCAAATCTCAAACGACTTGTAGTTTGATATGGACAAAGTGTTGTAATTGGCACTGCATGGTCAGGAGTTTACGACACATGTTATATTTTAACTAGACAATGCTTGCCGCTAAGCTTGTCACACTCtcctttttcagttttttaattttttaattttttaatttttttttaatttttttttctctctctagattatTGTGTGTGCCATGCGCTCTCTATTTTTCTGCCTTGTTCTTATAGAATTTCGGATTTCTATTAGATCATTGTGAGCGGCGCCTATTTCGGTTTTATATTCAAATTATTGTGTGCGACATCTATTTTTAGGTTTACATTTAACATAACACAACTATACACTAGAGATACCATTGCGTTATGCTGAAATTCGTGATCATTTTGTTAATGATATGTTTATTTACTTGAAATAGATCATGAAATCGTTGATTCCTGACTCATGATTTTTCTAATGCATACAAAATTGTGACTACACGTTAGAACcccaaaattattaattatgcTGCTAATGACATGTTTATTTACttgaaataaatattaaaatagtgAAATCAAATCTCAAACGACTTGTAGTTTGTCGCGCTCTCCTTTTTCAACTCTTTCTCTAGGTTTTTGTGTGCATAGTGCACTCCTTATTTTCTTGCCTTCTTATAGAATTTTGGGTTTCCGTTAGATCATTGTGAGCGGCGCCTATTTCGGTTTTTTGTTTAAACTATTGTGTGCGCTGCCTATTTTTAGGTTTTCGTGTGACATAACACGGCTATACACTAGAGATGCGTTACGCCGAAATTCTTAATCATGTTGTTCATGACatgtttatttacttaaatAGATGATGAAATTGTTCTGATTCCTTACTCATGATTTCTCTAATGCATACAAAATCATGACTACACGTTAGAACACCCAAATTGTTAATTATGCTGCTAATGACATGTTTATTTACttgaaataaatattaaaatagttttaatttttgacaaaCGCATATAGAATCATAACTGTACGTTACAACTCATTTCATTGCTCCGCTATTCTCATGTATGTTGCTGCTAATGACATGTTATTTACTTGAAATAGATGTTGTTTTGACTCCTGACTCCCCATGCGCCCATGCATTTTCTAAAGCATACAAAATCTAAAGTTTGTTGTTTTCATGTTacaattcataatttaataCTGAAAAAATTAGGAATAAGAGCAATAAGAAGGTAGTTCATTTCAGACTCTGTTCTTAACTTGCCTCATTCTAAGTAAGTAAACATGCCATAAAAGGAATTGAAATGTACATGACCTAGTGGTCAAAACAAATCCTTAAAAGGCGGGTaactgaaagaaaaagaaaaacacatgtATGTTAAAGAATTTACAATCTTCAAACTTGGAAATTCATTAGTTGCCCTtgaccttcttcttcttgttctatAAATGGCAGTTGTTCCTAAAGATGATTATCATGCTAATTTTCCATTTGACTTTGTTATAGTAATTAATGATTATTGTTACAATCTCTTTttaaatttggtctccctataTAGCTACTTGttcaaaatatttgaaaacctGTGGCTATGGATGCTCAAA contains the following coding sequences:
- the LOC137734814 gene encoding flap endonuclease GEN-like 1 isoform X2, with protein sequence MGVGGKFWDLLKPYARNEGFDFLRNKRVAVDLSFWIVQHEAAIKDRARSPHLRLTFFRTINLFSKFGAFPVFVLDGTPSPLKSQARIARFFRSSGIDSSSLPVAENGVSAERNSTFTKYIQECVELLELLGMPVLKAKGEAEALCAQLNGDGHVDACITSDSDAFLFGAKCVIKTFRSNSKEPFECYYMSDIEAGLGLKRNHLIALSLLAGNDHDLNGVQGIGLDTALRFAQTFSEDEILNRLCEIGNGDASLFQGGMKSVDDSVPSLDESPSKTKFSHCSFCGHPGSKRAHFKSSCEFCSNAVGEGCIKKSEGFKCSCSSCDMDRKEKKLKKNENWRLKVLSKIALEPNFPNDEIIEMYLCNNHGCFNENDGPIISWESPKTEMLIEFLTYHQRWEPSYIRQRMLPMLSTIVLREMAKNPVKKLLYGQYEFNSINRLKIRYGHQYYVVKWKKTAPTSCCVSYPIPPEESDIQQDDVMVVDESFSSLDESDVPTIDMSGGCCFLLTDENMELVHAAFPEEVDRFLLEKELKEMKRRKATGGNPETAGSKGVQLNITEFFRSAKKQYETEQGEDLTQNTDSQIAETGKEKRSPSSSNIPKSVRRRLLFD
- the LOC137734814 gene encoding flap endonuclease GEN-like 1 isoform X1, yielding MGVGGKFWDLLKPYARNEGFDFLRNKRVAVDLSFWIVQHEAAIKDRARSPHLRLTFFRTINLFSKFGAFPVFVLDGTPSPLKSQARIARFFRSSGIDSSSLPVAENGVSAERNSTFTKYIQECVELLELLGMPVLKAKGEAEALCAQLNGDGHVDACITSDSDAFLFGAKCVIKTFRSNSKVSINVSEPFECYYMSDIEAGLGLKRNHLIALSLLAGNDHDLNGVQGIGLDTALRFAQTFSEDEILNRLCEIGNGDASLFQGGMKSVDDSVPSLDESPSKTKFSHCSFCGHPGSKRAHFKSSCEFCSNAVGEGCIKKSEGFKCSCSSCDMDRKEKKLKKNENWRLKVLSKIALEPNFPNDEIIEMYLCNNHGCFNENDGPIISWESPKTEMLIEFLTYHQRWEPSYIRQRMLPMLSTIVLREMAKNPVKKLLYGQYEFNSINRLKIRYGHQYYVVKWKKTAPTSCCVSYPIPPEESDIQQDDVMVVDESFSSLDESDVPTIDMSGGCCFLLTDENMELVHAAFPEEVDRFLLEKELKEMKRRKATGGNPETAGSKGVQLNITEFFRSAKKQYETEQGEDLTQNTDSQIAETGKEKRSPSSSNIPKSVRRRLLFD